Proteins co-encoded in one Pseudomonas beijingensis genomic window:
- a CDS encoding WD40/YVTN/BNR-like repeat-containing protein, giving the protein MNVEKIFARRGSLWGACALVGCLLANVPWGAQATTLAVLQQPALPTAKAPRAVLLGLARAGERLVAVGERGIVLLSDDAGVSWRQAKVPVSVSLTAVQFVDAEQGWAVGHLGVVLHTQDGGETWQKQLDGERAIALAVQVAERDANQPGGASHLAQARHMLDDGPDKPFLDLYFSDRLHGYVVGAYNQIYRTDDGGRSWQPWMRHVENPQGLNLYGIRAVGKDLLLVGERGLLLRSTDAGQSFQALKSPYEGSFFGLLGTRDGALIIYGLRGNAWWSDDRGGSWRRLDTGIESTLASALELRDGGLLLASQSGELLFSHDQGRSFDKRQSRSGGTVAAMQQAVDGSLASVGLTGVAADQDPRASGQP; this is encoded by the coding sequence ATGAACGTTGAAAAAATCTTTGCGCGCCGCGGTTCGCTATGGGGTGCTTGCGCCCTGGTGGGGTGCTTGTTGGCAAACGTGCCCTGGGGCGCACAGGCCACGACATTGGCGGTGTTGCAGCAACCGGCACTGCCGACGGCCAAGGCCCCGCGCGCGGTATTGCTTGGGCTGGCCCGGGCCGGCGAACGCCTGGTGGCGGTGGGGGAGCGTGGGATCGTGCTGCTCTCCGATGACGCTGGCGTGAGTTGGCGCCAGGCCAAGGTACCGGTCAGCGTCAGCCTGACGGCGGTGCAATTCGTCGATGCCGAGCAGGGCTGGGCGGTCGGTCACCTGGGCGTGGTGCTGCACACCCAGGACGGCGGGGAAACCTGGCAAAAGCAACTCGACGGTGAGCGCGCCATCGCCCTGGCGGTGCAGGTCGCTGAGCGCGATGCCAATCAACCCGGCGGTGCCAGCCACCTGGCACAGGCACGGCACATGCTCGATGACGGACCGGACAAACCGTTTCTCGACCTGTATTTCAGTGACCGCCTGCACGGCTACGTTGTGGGTGCCTACAACCAGATCTACCGTACCGATGACGGCGGGCGAAGCTGGCAACCGTGGATGCGGCATGTGGAAAATCCCCAGGGTTTGAACCTGTATGGCATTCGCGCCGTGGGCAAGGACCTGCTGCTGGTGGGGGAGCGCGGCCTGCTGTTGCGTTCGACCGATGCCGGGCAGTCATTCCAAGCCTTGAAGTCACCTTATGAGGGCAGCTTTTTCGGCCTGCTCGGCACCCGCGATGGGGCCTTGATCATCTATGGCTTGCGCGGAAACGCCTGGTGGTCCGATGACCGTGGCGGCAGTTGGCGACGCCTCGATACCGGTATCGAATCAACCCTGGCGAGCGCCCTCGAACTGCGCGACGGCGGCCTGTTGCTGGCCAGCCAGAGTGGCGAGCTTCTCTTCAGTCATGACCAGGGCCGCAGCTTTGACAAGCGTCAGAGCCGCAGCGGCGGGACCGTCGCTGCCATGCAACAGGCGGTCGACGGCAGCCTGGCCAGCGTCGGTTTGACCGGCGTGGCCGCTGACCAGGATCCGCGGGCCTCCGGTCAACCTTGA
- a CDS encoding p-hydroxycinnamoyl CoA hydratase/lyase, with product MSNYEGRWKTVKVDIEEGIAWVTLNRPEKRNAMSPTLNREMIDVLETLEQDPAAGVLVLTGAGDAWTAGMDLKEYFREVDAGPEILQEKIRREASQWQWKLLRMYAKPTIAMVNGWCFGGGFSPLVACDLAICADEATFGLSEINWGIPPGNLVSKAMADTVGHRQSLYYIMTGKTFGGQKAAEMGLVNESVPLAQLREVTVELARNLLEKNPVVLRAAKHGFKRCRELTWEQNEDYLYAKLDQSRLLDTEGGREQGMKQFLDDKSIKPGLQTYKR from the coding sequence ATGAGCAATTACGAAGGTCGCTGGAAAACGGTCAAGGTCGATATCGAGGAGGGCATCGCCTGGGTCACCCTCAATCGCCCGGAAAAACGCAACGCCATGAGCCCGACCCTCAATCGCGAGATGATCGACGTGCTCGAGACCCTGGAGCAGGATCCAGCCGCAGGCGTATTGGTGCTGACCGGGGCCGGCGATGCCTGGACCGCTGGCATGGACCTCAAGGAATATTTCCGCGAAGTGGATGCCGGGCCGGAAATCCTCCAGGAAAAAATCCGTCGCGAAGCGTCGCAGTGGCAGTGGAAATTGCTGCGCATGTACGCCAAGCCGACCATCGCCATGGTCAACGGCTGGTGCTTCGGTGGCGGTTTCAGTCCGCTGGTGGCATGTGACCTGGCGATCTGCGCCGACGAAGCGACCTTCGGTCTCTCGGAAATCAACTGGGGCATCCCGCCGGGCAACCTCGTCAGCAAGGCCATGGCCGATACCGTGGGCCATCGCCAATCGCTGTACTACATCATGACCGGCAAGACCTTCGGCGGGCAGAAAGCCGCTGAAATGGGCCTGGTCAATGAGAGCGTGCCTTTGGCGCAGCTGCGTGAAGTCACCGTGGAACTGGCGCGCAACCTGTTGGAAAAGAACCCGGTGGTGCTGCGGGCGGCCAAGCATGGCTTCAAACGCTGCCGCGAACTGACCTGGGAGCAGAACGAGGATTACCTGTACGCCAAGCTCGACCAGTCGCGCCTGCTCGACACCGAAGGTGGCCGCGAGCAGGGCATGAAGCAGTTCCTGGACGACAAGAGCATCAAGCCGGGCTTGCAGACCTATAAGCGCTGA
- a CDS encoding MarR family winged helix-turn-helix transcriptional regulator, with protein MAKSSKLAEPAEPLVAGTDAQAPLDSALDDLIGYALRRAQLKLFQNLIGRLAVHDLRPAQFSALAIIDQNPGLMQADLAKALAIEPPQVVPLLNKLESRALAVRVRCKPDKRSYGIFLSKTGETLLKELKQIAAQSDLDSTVALSGAEREELLRLLKKVYQ; from the coding sequence ATGGCCAAGTCTTCCAAGCTTGCCGAACCCGCCGAGCCCCTGGTCGCCGGTACCGACGCGCAGGCACCGCTGGACTCCGCGCTGGACGACCTGATCGGCTATGCCCTGCGCCGCGCCCAGTTGAAACTGTTCCAGAACCTGATCGGCCGGCTCGCCGTCCACGACCTGCGCCCCGCCCAGTTCTCGGCCCTGGCGATCATCGACCAGAACCCCGGGCTGATGCAGGCCGACCTGGCCAAGGCCCTGGCGATCGAACCGCCGCAAGTGGTGCCGCTGCTGAACAAACTGGAAAGCCGTGCACTGGCCGTGCGCGTGCGCTGCAAGCCGGACAAGCGCTCCTATGGGATTTTCCTGAGCAAGACCGGCGAAACCCTGCTCAAGGAACTCAAGCAAATCGCCGCGCAGAGCGACCTTGACTCCACCGTGGCCCTCTCAGGGGCTGAGCGTGAGGAGTTGTTGCGGTTGTTGAAGAAGGTTTACCAGTAA
- a CDS encoding OprD family porin, with product MPNLARDTLTARPVSSLVPLLACLGLSLGSPVLWAEGFIDGSHGTLTLRNYYMDRDYKDNGAKTAAREWAQGVFMNMESGFTPGTVGFGLDVRGLLGIKLDSSPDRSGTELLPVSSSDKRAADEYSRLGVTGKLRFAQTTVKTGDVSIFLPFAFASPSRLLPQTFRGTTLSSKDFDGLTLNTGYIDRIARRDSTDYQPMSIASPNRRFNGAATSSHMAYVGGDYQVNKDLSLRAYHAEVADLYQQNTLALLHNLPLGDGVLTTDLRSFFSDEDGAAKAGKVDNRNVSALVGYRLGGHRVSLGYMHASGDTATPYVSGTELMGLSEMTMSSDFLNAKERTWQAIHDYDFAAVGVPGLRTRLRYVRGDHIELAALNAEDRKEREFQMELGYVIQSGPLKNVGLLARKSIYRNDFPGTAAFRDENQTRFLVTYSVPIW from the coding sequence ATGCCAAACCTTGCTCGGGACACGCTGACGGCGCGCCCTGTTTCATCTCTCGTCCCTCTGCTGGCCTGTCTCGGGCTGAGCCTCGGTTCCCCCGTATTGTGGGCGGAAGGCTTCATCGACGGCAGCCACGGTACCCTGACCCTGCGCAACTACTACATGGATCGCGACTACAAGGACAACGGCGCCAAAACCGCAGCCCGGGAATGGGCTCAGGGTGTGTTCATGAATATGGAGTCGGGGTTCACCCCGGGCACGGTCGGGTTCGGCCTGGATGTCAGGGGATTGCTGGGCATCAAGCTGGATTCGTCGCCGGATCGCAGCGGCACCGAACTGTTGCCGGTCTCCAGTAGCGACAAGCGTGCGGCGGATGAGTATTCGCGCCTGGGCGTGACCGGCAAGCTGCGTTTCGCTCAAACCACGGTGAAGACCGGCGATGTGTCGATCTTCCTGCCGTTTGCCTTTGCCAGTCCGTCGAGGTTACTGCCGCAGACCTTTCGCGGGACGACGCTCAGTTCCAAGGATTTCGACGGTTTGACGTTGAACACCGGTTATATCGATCGCATCGCCCGGCGCGATTCCACCGATTACCAGCCGATGAGCATCGCCTCGCCCAACCGCCGATTCAACGGCGCGGCGACTTCTTCTCATATGGCGTATGTAGGCGGCGACTATCAGGTCAACAAAGACCTCAGTCTGCGGGCCTACCACGCTGAAGTGGCGGACCTGTACCAGCAGAACACCCTGGCATTGCTGCATAACCTGCCCCTGGGCGACGGCGTCCTGACCACCGACCTGCGCAGTTTTTTCAGTGACGAAGACGGCGCGGCCAAGGCCGGAAAGGTGGATAACCGCAATGTTTCGGCGCTGGTCGGCTATCGCCTGGGCGGGCATCGCGTGAGCCTGGGCTACATGCACGCCAGTGGCGATACGGCCACGCCGTATGTGTCCGGCACCGAGTTGATGGGCTTGAGTGAAATGACCATGAGCTCGGACTTTCTCAACGCCAAGGAGCGCACCTGGCAGGCGATCCATGACTACGACTTCGCCGCCGTGGGCGTGCCGGGCCTGAGGACTCGCCTGCGTTATGTGCGTGGCGATCACATCGAGCTGGCGGCCCTGAATGCCGAGGATCGCAAGGAGCGTGAGTTCCAGATGGAGCTGGGGTACGTGATCCAGAGCGGCCCATTGAAGAACGTCGGGCTGCTGGCGCGCAAGTCGATCTATCGCAACGACTTTCCGGGCACGGCGGCGTTTCGCGATGAGAACCAGACCCGATTCCTGGTGACGTACAGCGTGCCGATCTGGTGA
- the mhpT gene encoding 3-(3-hydroxy-phenyl)propionate transporter MhpT yields MDRPARRATLTIALCFIVALIEGFDLQSAGTAAAGLRQTFALDPKMMGWVFSAGIIGLLPGAFFGGWIADRIGRKKILIAAVLLFGVFSLSTAYVEHFSSLLLVRFMTGLGLGAALPNLIALCAEAVGEQRRGTAISVMYAGVPLGGALAAVVAMLFGEHWQMTFFIGGLAPLLVVPLMLLWLPESSAFRQARDGGSSRGSTAQALFGEGRGRTTVALWLSYFFTLTVMYMLLNWLPSLLLEQGFSKPQAGLVQMLFNIGGALGSLLGGLLLDRCNGIKVVLFVYAGLLSALAGVGLSVGIVPMAIAGFAAGLFVMAAQLVLYALAPPSYPTAVRATGVGAAVAIGRLGSVAGPLAAGQILAAGGGTTAVLLATSPGLVVATLAVLSVIRYSAGPRLGAAKSVVGNS; encoded by the coding sequence ATGGACCGTCCGGCGCGTCGTGCGACGCTGACCATTGCCTTGTGTTTCATCGTTGCGTTGATCGAGGGTTTCGACCTGCAGTCAGCCGGTACCGCTGCCGCAGGGCTACGGCAGACGTTTGCCCTTGACCCGAAAATGATGGGTTGGGTGTTCAGCGCCGGCATCATCGGGTTGCTACCGGGGGCGTTTTTTGGTGGCTGGATCGCCGATCGCATCGGTCGCAAGAAAATCCTCATCGCGGCTGTCTTGCTGTTCGGCGTATTTTCCCTCAGTACCGCTTATGTCGAACACTTCTCCAGCCTGTTGCTGGTGCGCTTCATGACCGGCCTGGGCCTGGGCGCCGCCCTGCCCAACCTCATTGCCCTGTGTGCCGAAGCCGTGGGCGAACAGCGCCGGGGCACGGCCATCAGCGTGATGTATGCGGGGGTGCCGTTGGGCGGTGCGTTGGCCGCCGTGGTCGCGATGCTGTTTGGCGAGCATTGGCAGATGACGTTTTTCATCGGTGGGTTGGCGCCTTTGCTGGTAGTCCCGCTGATGCTTCTGTGGCTTCCCGAATCCAGTGCCTTTCGCCAGGCCCGGGATGGCGGCTCCTCGCGGGGCTCCACCGCCCAGGCGTTGTTTGGTGAAGGTCGCGGCCGTACCACGGTGGCGCTCTGGCTGAGTTATTTCTTCACCCTGACGGTGATGTACATGTTGCTCAACTGGCTGCCGTCATTGCTGCTGGAACAGGGCTTCAGCAAACCCCAGGCTGGTCTGGTGCAGATGCTGTTCAACATCGGTGGCGCCCTTGGCTCGTTGCTGGGGGGGCTGTTGCTGGACCGTTGCAATGGCATCAAGGTGGTGCTGTTCGTCTATGCCGGTCTGCTGAGTGCCCTGGCCGGGGTCGGGTTGTCCGTTGGTATCGTGCCCATGGCCATTGCCGGGTTTGCCGCCGGGTTGTTTGTCATGGCTGCACAGTTGGTGCTCTATGCGTTGGCACCGCCCTCCTACCCGACGGCCGTGCGTGCGACGGGGGTGGGTGCAGCGGTGGCCATCGGGCGCCTGGGGTCGGTGGCCGGGCCTTTGGCCGCCGGGCAGATCCTCGCGGCCGGGGGTGGGACCACTGCTGTATTGCTGGCGACTTCCCCGGGGTTGGTGGTTGCTACGTTGGCTGTTCTTAGTGTGATTCGTTATTCGGCCGGGCCGCGGTTGGGTGCGGCGAAGTCGGTTGTGGGGAATTCCTGA